A window of Cryptomeria japonica chromosome 3, Sugi_1.0, whole genome shotgun sequence contains these coding sequences:
- the LOC131035527 gene encoding WAT1-related protein At5g47470, translated as MYTKGESALGLEDLAIYASLVGSQISFAVIGVLTGNELAKGTNPLTFVAYSSGFGGLILAPFAFFLEKKKRPKVSLSLLGQVIVLSLGGVCAFQALLLMGLKETSPSFSSAMPNLAPAIIFIMAWAFGMEKVNMKCAHSRFKIVGTVICVCGAMAMSFLHGPALSQLWPSPEAKAHTQNIILNFLHEGNSDKTITGCIYLLTAVTILSSVMIVQAQTLKKYPAPLTLTAITSLLGSIQTAVLIMTVDKGVDASSWLLDWNGVVTVIFGGFFCNAVAFTLQLWCIQKRGPVFVATFNPVSTVCSAILSSFFLGETLHIGSLLGVLLIFGGLYLVLWGKSKDVHEKEQLNSCEQVSIDVQRPLLH; from the exons ATGTACACTAAGGGAGAATCTGCTCTTGGCTTAGAGGATTTAGCCATATATGCCTCCTTAGTGGGTTCTCAGATTTCTTTTGCTGTGATTGGTGTTCTCACGGGAAATGAATTGGCAAAGGGTACAAACCCCCTGACTTTTGTGGCTTATTCCAGTGGCTTTGGGGGCTTGATACTCGCCCCTTTTGCCTTCTTCCTTGAAAA GAAAAAGCGGCCCAAGGTGAGTTTATCTCTGTTGGGTCAAGTGATTGTGCTCTCCCTTGGCGG AGTGTGCGCATTTCAAGCTTtgttattgatgggattgaagGAAACGTCTCCTTCCTTCTCTTCAGCAATGCCCAACCTGGCACCTGCAATTATTTTCATCATGGCATGGGCTTTTGG AATGGAGAAAGTAAACATGAAGTGTGCTCACAGCAGATTCAAGATTGTGGGTACAGTGATTTGTGTGTGTGGAGCAATGGCCATGAGTTTCCTGCATGGGCCTGCTCTAAGCCAACTCTGGCCTTCACCAGAGGCAAAGGCTCACACACAAAACATCATTCTTAACTTTCTACATGAGGGGAATTCAGACAAAACTATTACAGGATGTATTTACCTCTTAACAGCTGTGACAATCCTGTCATCTGTTATGATAGTACAG GCTCAGACATTGAAGAAGTATCCAGCCCCACTAACCCTGACAGCAATCACATCACTTCTTGGCTCCATCCAAACTGCTGTCTTGATAATGACTGTAGACAAGGGTGTTGATGCATCATCATGGCTTTTGGATTGGAATGGAGTTGTGACTGTTATATTTGGG GGATTCTTTTGCAATGCAGTAGCATTTACTTTGCAGTTATGGTGCATTCAAAAAAGAGGGCCTGTATTTGTGGCAACATTCAACCCTGTCTCTACTGTTTGCTCTGCTATTTTGTCATCCTTCTTTCTAGGTGAAACCTTGCATATAGGAAG TTTATTAGGTGTGCTGCTAATATTTGGGGGTCTGTACTTGGTTCTATGGGGCAAAAGCAAAGATGTCCATGAAAAAGAGCAGTTGAACAGTTGTGAGCAAGTATCAATAGATGTACAAAGACCATTACTACATTGA